TCCTGCACGCCGGCGGCAAGTTCGGCGGCGGCGGGTACGCCGTGTCCGGCGGCCTCCACGGTGTGGGCATCTCCGTGGTCAACGCCCTGTCCAGCCGGGTGGATACCGAAGTGCGGCGCCAGGGGCACGTATGGCGGATGTCCTTCGCCGACGGCGGCAAGCCCCAGGGCAGCCTGGTCAAGGGCGAAGAAACGGATGCCACCGGTACCAGCCAGACGTTCTACCCGGATCCGGCGATCTTCGAAACCACCGAATTCGATTTCGAAACGCTCCGTGCCCGCTTCCAGCAGATGGCTTTCCTTAACAAGGGCCTGCGCATCACGCTTACGGACGAGCGTGACGCCCCGTCCAGCGATGCTGACGGCGACCTGGACCTCGACGACCTCAGCACCGAGGGCGAGGTCAGCGCAGAACACCGCACCGTGGTGTACCAGTACGACGAAGGCCTGCTGGACTATGTGAAGCACCTGAACTCGGGCAAGAAAGTCGAAGTGGTCCACGAGGACGTCATCGCCTTCGAAACCGAGGACAAGGAACGCCGCATCGCGTTGGAAATGGCCATGCAGTGGACCAACGCCTACTCCGAGAGCGTGCACACCTACGCCAACACCATCAACACCCACGAGGGCGGCACCCACGAAGAGGGTTTCCGCGCTGCCATGACGTCCCTCATCAACCGGTATGCCCGGGAAAAGGGCATCATCAAGGAGAAGGACGACAACCTCACGGGCGATGACATCCGCGAGGGCCTGACTGCCGTCATCTCCGTCAAACTGGCCGAACCCCAGTTCGAGGGCCAGACCAAGACCAAGTTGGGCAACTCCGAGGTCAAGGGCTTCGTCCAGCGCGTCGTCACCGACGGACTGGGCGACTGGCTGGAACGCAACCCCGGCCCCGCCCGCGATGTGATCCGCAAGGCCATTTCCGCCGCACAGGCTCGAATGGCGGCCCGGAAGGCACGCGACAACGCCCGGCGCAAGAGCCCGCTGGAATCGTTCGGCATGCCCGGCAAGCTTTCCGACTGCTCCTCGAAAGACCCGGAAAAGTGCGAGGTCTACATCGTGGAGGGTGACTCCGCCGGCGGTTCCGCCAAGCGCGGCCGCAACCCTGAAACGCAGGCCATCCTGCCGCTGCGCGGCAAGATCCTGAACGTGGAGCGGGCCCGCCTGGACAAGGCCCTGGGCAACGCGGAGGTCCAGTCCATGATCACCGCCTTCGGCACCGGCATCGGCGAGGACTTCGACCTCGCCAAACTGCGGTACCACAAGATCGTCCTCATGGCAGACGCCGACGTGGATGGCCAGCACATCACAACCCTGCTGATGACCCTGCTGTTCCGTTACATGCGGCCGCTGATCGAGAACGGTTACGTCTACCTGGCGCAGCCCCCGCTGTACCGGATCAAGTGGTCCAACGCCCCGCACGACTACGTCTACAGCGACCGCGAACGCGACGCCAAGCTGGTGGCAGGGCAGGCAGCAGGACGCCGCATCCCCAAGGACAACGGCATCCAGCGCTACAAGGGCCTGGGCGAGATGGACTACACCGAACTGTGGGATACCACCATGGACCCGGATCACCGCACCCTGCTGCAGGTCACCATGGACGACGCCCTTGCGGCCGACCAGATCTTCTCCGTCCTCATGGGCGAAGACGTGGAATCACGCCGTAACTTCATCCAGCAGAACGCCAAGGACGTCAGGTTCCTGGACATCTAAGGACCCGCTCCAAAGTATTCGGAACCAGACATATACCTGAAACGGAAAATAAAGAATGAGCGACGAAACCCCCGAGAATCCCGCCCCCGAGGCCGGAACTCCGGACACCGTTCTTGAAGGTGACGTGCTGATCGACCGCGTGGAGCAGGTGGACCTGCAGACGGAAATGCAGCGTTCCTACCTTGACTACGCCATGGCAGTCATTGTGGGCCGTGCCCTCCCTGACGTCCGGGACGGCCTCAAGCCCGTGCACCGCCGCGTGCTCTACGCGATGTTCGACGGCGGCTACCGCCCCGACCGTTCCTTCAACAAGTGTGCCCGTGTGGTGGGCGAGGTCATGGGCCAGTACCACCCCCATGGTGACACCGCGATCTACGACGCCCTGGTGCGCCTGATCCAGGACTGGACCATGCGCTACCCGCTGGCGCTGGGGCAGGGCAATTTCGGCTCGCCGGGCAACGACGGTGCCGCCGCTCCCCGGTACACCGAAACCAAGATGGCCCCGCTGGCCATGGAGATGGTGCGGGACATCGACGAGGAAACGGTCGATTTCCAGGACAACTACGACGGTAAAAACCAGGAACCCACCATCCTGCCGGCCAGGTTCCCCAACCTGCTGGTGAACGGTTCCTCAGGCATCGCCGTCGGCATGGCCACCAACATCCCGCCGCACAACCTCCGGGAAGTGGCCGACGGTGTGCAGTGGTACCTTGCCAACCCTGAGGCCAGCCGCGAGGAGCTCCTCGAGGAGCTGCTGGTACGGGTCAAGGGGCCCGATTTCCCCACCGGTGCCACCATCCTGGGACACAAGGGCATCGAGGACGCCTACCGGACCGGCCGCGGTTCCGTCACCATGCGCGCCGTGGTTGCCGTGGAGGAGCTGCAGGGACGCACCTGCCTGGTGGTCACGGAACTGCCGTACCAGGCCAACCCGGACAACCTGGCCATCAAGATCGCTGAACTGGTCAAGGACGGCAAGATCCAGGGCATCGCCGACCTTAGGGATGAAACCTCCGGCCGCACCGGCCAGCGGCTGGTCATCGTGCTCAAGCGCGACGCCGTGCCCAAGGTGGTGCTGAACAACCTCTACAAGCACACCGAGCTGCAGAGCAACTTCTCGGCCAACATGCTCGCCATCGTGGACGGCGTGCCGCGCACCCTGAGCCTTGACGCGTTCATCCGCCACTGGGTGACGCACCAGATGGACGTCATCGCCCGCCGTACCAGGTACCGGCTGCGCAAGGCGGAGGAAGAAGCCCACATCCTGCGGGCCCTCCTGAAGGCACTGGACATGCTGGACGAGGTCATTGCCCTTATCCGCGCCTCCAGCACCACCGAGGCCGCACGCGACGGGCTGATGGAACTGCTGGACATCGACGAGCTTCAGGCGCGCGCCATCCTCGACATGCAGCTGCGCCGCCTGGCAGCTCTGGAACGCCAGCGGATCCAGGAAAAGCACGCTGAACTCGAAGCCCTGATCACCGAGTACAAGGAAATCCTTGGCTCCGAAGAGCGCCAGCGCGGGATCATCAGCACCGAGCTGGGCGAAATCGTGGACAAGCACGGCGACGACCGCCGCACCAAGATCCTCATGGGTTACGACGGCGACATGTCCATGGAGGACCTCATCCCCGAAGAGGAGATGGTGGTTACGATCACCCGCGGCGGCTACGTCAAGCGCACCCGCAGTGACAACTACCGGTCACAGCAGCGCGGTGGCAAGGGCATCAAGGGTGCCCAGCTGCGCGGCGACGACGTTGTGGAACACTTCTTCGTCACCACCACCCACCACTGGCTGTTGTTCTTCACCAACCTGGGCCGCGTCTACCGTGCCAAGGCGTACGAGCTGATGGAAGCGGGCAGGGATGCCAAGGGCCAGCACGTTGCCAACCTGATGGCATTCCAGCCCGACGAACACATCGCCCAGGTCCTGGACTTGAAGGACTACCAGCAGTCGCCGTACCTGGTCCTGGCCACCAAGAGGGGCCTGGTGAAGAAGACCCGGCTGGAGGACTACGACACCAACCGTTCGGCCGGGGTCATCGCGATCAACCTGCGTGACGGCGATGAATTGGTCTCCGCGCAGCTCGTCTCGGAAACCGACGACCTCTTCCTGGTGTCCCGCAAGGGCCAGTCGATCCGCTTCACGGCAACCGACGATGCGCTGCGTCCCATGGGACGCGCCACATCCGGCGTGACCGGCATGAAGTTCCGGGAGGACGACGAACTGCTGGCCGCGGACGTGGTCACCGACGGTTCGTTCGTGTTCATCGTGACGGAGGGCGGCTATGCCAAGCGCACGGCGGTGGAGGAATACCGCCTGCAGGGGCGCGGTGGCCTGGGCATCAAGGTAGGCAAGTACCAGGAGGAGCGCGGCCACCTGGTGGGTGCACTCATCGTCCACGAGGAAGATGAAGTCCTGGTGGTCATGGAGGGCGGCAAGGTTGTCCGGTCCTCCGTTGCCGGTGTTCCTGCCAAGGGCCGTGACACCATGGGCGTCATCTTCGCCAAGCCAGACAAGAATGACCGGATCATCGAGGTGGCACGCAACAGTGAACGCGGCCTCGAGGAGGAGGAATCCGGCGGCGATGACGTAACGTTGGCTGAAGATGGCGGTACCG
This window of the Pseudarthrobacter defluvii genome carries:
- the gyrB gene encoding DNA topoisomerase (ATP-hydrolyzing) subunit B, with the translated sequence MANDNTDILAADTAVEDGRTPDTPPAAATPREYGASDITVLEGLEAVRKRPGMYIGSTGPRGLHHLVYEVVDNSVDEALAGYCSHIEVVLQADGGVKVVDDGRGIPVDMHPTEHKPTVEVVMTILHAGGKFGGGGYAVSGGLHGVGISVVNALSSRVDTEVRRQGHVWRMSFADGGKPQGSLVKGEETDATGTSQTFYPDPAIFETTEFDFETLRARFQQMAFLNKGLRITLTDERDAPSSDADGDLDLDDLSTEGEVSAEHRTVVYQYDEGLLDYVKHLNSGKKVEVVHEDVIAFETEDKERRIALEMAMQWTNAYSESVHTYANTINTHEGGTHEEGFRAAMTSLINRYAREKGIIKEKDDNLTGDDIREGLTAVISVKLAEPQFEGQTKTKLGNSEVKGFVQRVVTDGLGDWLERNPGPARDVIRKAISAAQARMAARKARDNARRKSPLESFGMPGKLSDCSSKDPEKCEVYIVEGDSAGGSAKRGRNPETQAILPLRGKILNVERARLDKALGNAEVQSMITAFGTGIGEDFDLAKLRYHKIVLMADADVDGQHITTLLMTLLFRYMRPLIENGYVYLAQPPLYRIKWSNAPHDYVYSDRERDAKLVAGQAAGRRIPKDNGIQRYKGLGEMDYTELWDTTMDPDHRTLLQVTMDDALAADQIFSVLMGEDVESRRNFIQQNAKDVRFLDI
- the gyrA gene encoding DNA gyrase subunit A — its product is MSDETPENPAPEAGTPDTVLEGDVLIDRVEQVDLQTEMQRSYLDYAMAVIVGRALPDVRDGLKPVHRRVLYAMFDGGYRPDRSFNKCARVVGEVMGQYHPHGDTAIYDALVRLIQDWTMRYPLALGQGNFGSPGNDGAAAPRYTETKMAPLAMEMVRDIDEETVDFQDNYDGKNQEPTILPARFPNLLVNGSSGIAVGMATNIPPHNLREVADGVQWYLANPEASREELLEELLVRVKGPDFPTGATILGHKGIEDAYRTGRGSVTMRAVVAVEELQGRTCLVVTELPYQANPDNLAIKIAELVKDGKIQGIADLRDETSGRTGQRLVIVLKRDAVPKVVLNNLYKHTELQSNFSANMLAIVDGVPRTLSLDAFIRHWVTHQMDVIARRTRYRLRKAEEEAHILRALLKALDMLDEVIALIRASSTTEAARDGLMELLDIDELQARAILDMQLRRLAALERQRIQEKHAELEALITEYKEILGSEERQRGIISTELGEIVDKHGDDRRTKILMGYDGDMSMEDLIPEEEMVVTITRGGYVKRTRSDNYRSQQRGGKGIKGAQLRGDDVVEHFFVTTTHHWLLFFTNLGRVYRAKAYELMEAGRDAKGQHVANLMAFQPDEHIAQVLDLKDYQQSPYLVLATKRGLVKKTRLEDYDTNRSAGVIAINLRDGDELVSAQLVSETDDLFLVSRKGQSIRFTATDDALRPMGRATSGVTGMKFREDDELLAADVVTDGSFVFIVTEGGYAKRTAVEEYRLQGRGGLGIKVGKYQEERGHLVGALIVHEEDEVLVVMEGGKVVRSSVAGVPAKGRDTMGVIFAKPDKNDRIIEVARNSERGLEEEESGGDDVTLAEDGGTAGESAAPAMAEESPAVESEDASGDAEPNEDNTEVTSE